Proteins encoded by one window of Melospiza melodia melodia isolate bMelMel2 chromosome 9, bMelMel2.pri, whole genome shotgun sequence:
- the ADAM8 gene encoding disintegrin and metalloproteinase domain-containing protein 8: MAPPLLLPLLPLLLLSLPARGSRAGPQELPHVERYETVLPRELPVPRAKRELPAPPSTYPSHVLYGIRAEGREHLLWLERNRALLGQHYTETHYSANGSEITEQPDTQDHCFYQGHVRGQPDSAASISTCAGLSGFFRVNGTTFLLEPLDGAVAGRHAVYRAAHLRGKRGTCREPGAGLQYDREPQIPAAMKLYRWKSGPVQKGPRYVELVLVADNQEFRKHKDLRTVQNRMKEIVNHVDKLYQPLRLRVALIGLEVWNHRDKITVSPNPEVTLDNFLHWREAELLRKKPHDNAQLITGVDFHGNTVGLAKKLVMCTRDSGGVNQDHSTNPIGAASTMAHEMGHNLGMSHDEDVAGCRCPVPKADGGCVMAGSVGLVYPKLFSRCSEQDMWQFLGDPRTSCLLNAPRADELYGGPVCGNQFVERGEQCDCGTPQECSDRCCNATTCQLREGAECARGECCQDCKVKAAGTLCRASKNDCDLAEHCSGLSAECPEDVFQENGISCQHGSGYCYNGACPSHGEQCRALWGAEAQVAPDVCFKQNSEQHVHLHCLTEYGKQPCSPKDVKCGTLLCLSDKTQPILGTGYYSFGYYFGRFKCKAVIAGSDAGEAAELRLVPTGAKCGEEMVCYAGRCQNLLVYGDKNCSAKCNNHGVCNHRRECHCDPGWAAPYCEQEISGIAAGSGGAVLAAGLAVLALAGVGLAAGGAVLLRARAARRSHKGSSSGTPSGLANPLFLEGGRARPGRRQLSRGDIGQPSLLSSTAAPRLTRAHSPVLAPRPPGPPRCLPEWPPQAKPKPPSKPLPALKGKAPSQGEGPPVPTLPPSPFQRCPPPKVALKPPPGRR; encoded by the exons ATGgccccgccgctgctgctgccgctgctgccgctgctgctgctgtcgcTGCCGGCCCGCG GCTCCAGGGCCGGGCCGCAGGAGCTGCCGCACGTGGAGCGCTACGAGACGGTGCTGCCGCGGGAGCTGCCGGTGCCCCGGGCCAAGAGAGAGCTCCCCGCGCCTCCG AGCACCTACCCAAGCCACGTCCTCTATGGCATCCGTGCCGAGGGCAGGGAGCACctcctgtggctggagaggaacAG ggccctgctggggcagcactacACCGAGACTCACTACTCTGCAAATGGCTCGGAGATCACGGAGCAGCCGGACACACAG gatcactgcttctaCCAGGGCCACGTGCGGGGACAGCCCGACTCGGCAGCGAGCATCAGCACCTGCGCAGGGCTCAG CGGGTTTTTCCGGGTGAACGGGACCACGTTCCTGCTGGAGCCGCTGGACGGGGCCGTGGCCGGCCGGCACGCCGTGTACCGAGCCGCTCACCTGCGCGGCAAGCGCGGCACCTGCCGGGAGCCCGGCGCCGGCCTGCAGTACGACCGAGAGCCGCAGATCCCCGCGGCCATGAAGCTCTACCGATGG AAATCAGGTCCGGTCCAAAAAGGTCCCCGGTACGTGgagctggtgctggtggcagACAACCAGGAG TTCAGGAAGCACAAGGACCTGCGCACGGTGCAGAACCGCATGAAGGAGATCGTGAACCACGTGGACAAG CTGTACCAGCCCCTCCGCCTGCGGGTGGCCCTCATTGGCCTGGAGGTGTGGAACCACAGGGACAAAATCACCGTCAGCCCCAACCCCGAGGTGACCCTGGACAACTTCCTGCACTGGCGGGAGGCGGAGCTGCTGAGGAAGAAGCCCCACGACAACGCCCAGCTGATCAC GGGCGTTGACTTCCATGGCAACACCGTGGGGCTGGCCAAGAAGCTGGTGATGTGCACCAGGGACTCGGGCGGCGTCAACCAG GACCACAGCACGAACCCCATCGGAGCTGCCTCCACCATGGCCCACGAGATGGGGCACAACCTGGGCATGTCCCACGACGAGGACGTCGCCGGCTGCCGCTGCCCTGTGCCCAAAGCTGACGGGGGCTGCGTCATGGCAGGGAGCGTGGG GCTGGTGTACCCCAAGCTCTTCAGCCGCTGCAGCGAGCAGGACATGTGGCAGTTCCTGGGGGACCCCCGCACCAGCTGCCTGCTGAACGCGCCCCGCGCCGACGAGCTCTACGGGGGCCCGGTGTGCGGGAACCAGTTCGTGGAGCGGGGAGAGCAGTGCGACTGCGGCACGCCCCAG GAGTGCTCGGACCGCTGCTGCAATGCCACCACGTGCCAGCTGAGAGAGGGAGCCGAGTGTGCCCGCGGGGAATGCTGCCAGGACTGCAAG GTGAAGGCTGCAGGGACGCTCTGCCGGGCCAGCAAGAACGACTGCGACCTGGCCGAGCACTGCAGCGGCCTGAGCGCCGAGTGCCCCGAGGATGTGTTCCAGGAGAACGGCATCTCCTGCCAGCACGGCAGCGGCTACTGCTACAACGGGGCCTGCCCTTCGCACGGCGAGCAGTGCCGGGCGCTCTGGGGCGCAG AGGCGCAGGTGGCTCCCGACGTCTGCTTCAAGCAAAACAGCGAGCAGCACGTTCACCTGCACTGCCTGACCGAGTACGgcaagcagccctgcagccccaa ggatgTCAAGTGCGGCACGCTGCTGTGCCTGAGCGACAAGACCCAGCCCATCCTGGGCACCGGCTACTACTCCTTCGGCTACTACTTCGGCCGCTTCAAGTGCAAGGCGGTGATCGCGGGCAGCGACGCCGGCGAGGCGGCCGAGCTGCGGCTGGTGCCCACCGGCGCCAAGTGCGGCGAGGAGATG GTCTGCTACGCCGGCCGCTGCCAGAACCTGCTGGTCTACGGCGACAAGAACTGCTCGGCCAAGTGCAACAACCACGGG GTGTGCAACCACCGGCGCGAGTGTCACTGCGACCCGGGCTGGGCAGCGCCCTACTGCGAGCAGGAGATTTCGGGCATAGCCGCAG GCAGCGGCGGAGCGGTGCTGGCGGCCGGGCTGGCCGTGCTGGCCCTGGCCGGGGTCGGGctggcggcgggcggcgcggtGCTCCTGAGGGCCAGGGCGGCGCGGCGCTCGCACAAAGG GAGCTCCAGCGGGACTCCCTCCGGCCTGGCCAACCCGCTGTTCCTGGAGGGCGGCCGGGCGCGGCCGGGGCGCCGGCAGCTGAGCCGCGGGGACATCGGGCAGCCCAGCCTGCTGAGCAGCACGGCGGCCCCGCGGCTCACCCGGGCTCACAGCCCCGTGCTGGCCCCGCGGCCACCGGGGCCGCCTCGGTGCCTCCCGGAATGGCCCCCGCAG GCGAAGCCGAAGCCGCCCAGCAAACCTCTGCCAGCGCTGAAGGGCAAAGCGCCGAGCCAGGGCGAGGGACCGCCGGTACCGACCCTCCCACCGAGCCCCTTTCAGCGGTGTCCCCCGCCCAAGGTGGCCCTGAAGCCGCCCCCGGGCAGGAGGTGA